The following are encoded in a window of Geoanaerobacter pelophilus genomic DNA:
- a CDS encoding phage tail assembly chaperone, with protein sequence MLREFAAYKFRYETPGKNGVTAAEELEALEKRSRGKRLLPDKPELPFIVEHIWTWFQELSATRGGGFGPAPITYQEIEAWSRLTGNRPTPWEVTQIKMLDAEYFAWQAEKAEKETGTP encoded by the coding sequence ATCCTCAGAGAGTTCGCCGCGTATAAATTCAGATACGAAACTCCAGGAAAAAACGGAGTAACGGCGGCTGAAGAACTGGAGGCGCTGGAGAAGCGCAGTCGCGGTAAGCGGCTGCTCCCTGATAAACCAGAGCTGCCATTTATAGTTGAGCACATCTGGACATGGTTCCAGGAGCTGAGTGCAACCAGGGGCGGCGGCTTCGGCCCCGCCCCGATCACATACCAGGAAATAGAGGCATGGTCCCGCCTCACCGGCAACCGGCCGACTCCCTGGGAAGTAACCCAAATCAAGATGCTCGATGCAGAGTATTTTGCCTGGCAGGCCGAGAAGGCCGAGAAGGAAACGGGAACTCCATGA
- a CDS encoding phage tail tube protein, whose translation MSPQAQGSLAQLLMLMEPAFNTAPTGAFAGKSKKVYFETASLAYSRGLEQSKIIRGASRHPTRGTAGTTDVGGSIPTELQATMSLLYAALGSVSITASAPTVGAALTTPTFAYDWVNQIVTVTCGAAHSLVIGDTIEMVATAPTVCNGTFYYPVIDVTSTTAFKIKVPMGGSSTITVTTIKKCTAGVFTYTYKAGGKLPSYITEVGYPDIGKYFKYTGLTNSKFGMTINPTGVVAVSSDWMGATETVGAASFDTGSPIDNTKISFDGSMLAAADMKEGGDAIALIKNLSFNLDNALDGDTFVVGGGGVRGGINPGVYQITGSVTTIFTDTTLYEKAKNSTESSLDAAFKKGSGDGTAGNEAIQVVTPELIFTPKAPGVPGPGGVTATYDFVGDYTDNADATAFKIIVKCTQLPGNVI comes from the coding sequence ATGTCACCACAAGCACAAGGGTCCTTGGCCCAGTTACTCATGTTGATGGAGCCGGCATTCAATACGGCCCCGACCGGCGCTTTTGCCGGCAAATCAAAGAAGGTCTATTTTGAAACCGCCTCGCTGGCATACAGCCGCGGCCTGGAGCAGTCCAAGATCATCCGGGGGGCGTCCAGGCATCCGACCCGCGGCACTGCCGGCACTACCGATGTCGGCGGCAGCATCCCGACCGAGCTGCAGGCAACCATGTCCCTGCTTTATGCGGCCCTGGGGAGCGTCAGCATAACCGCATCAGCTCCCACCGTCGGCGCCGCATTGACCACGCCCACATTTGCCTATGACTGGGTCAACCAGATCGTCACCGTTACCTGTGGCGCTGCCCATTCCCTGGTGATTGGCGATACGATCGAGATGGTGGCTACAGCCCCAACGGTCTGTAACGGCACCTTCTATTATCCGGTCATTGATGTCACATCGACCACCGCATTCAAGATCAAGGTGCCCATGGGCGGTTCCAGCACCATTACCGTCACGACCATCAAAAAATGCACGGCCGGAGTATTTACCTACACCTACAAGGCCGGCGGCAAACTCCCCTCATATATTACCGAGGTCGGCTACCCCGATATCGGCAAATACTTCAAATACACCGGCCTGACCAACTCCAAGTTCGGCATGACCATCAACCCGACCGGTGTGGTTGCGGTCTCGTCGGACTGGATGGGGGCAACGGAAACAGTCGGCGCTGCCAGTTTTGATACCGGCTCTCCGATCGACAACACCAAGATCTCGTTCGACGGTTCCATGCTGGCTGCCGCTGATATGAAAGAGGGGGGCGACGCCATTGCCCTGATCAAGAACCTCTCTTTCAATCTCGATAACGCCCTGGACGGCGACACCTTTGTTGTTGGTGGCGGCGGAGTCCGTGGCGGGATCAATCCCGGCGTCTACCAGATCACCGGCAGCGTTACCACCATATTCACCGACACGACCCTTTACGAGAAGGCCAAGAACTCCACTGAATCCTCACTGGATGCCGCCTTTAAAAAAGGTTCCGGCGATGGCACTGCCGGCAACGAAGCAATCCAGGTCGTTACCCCTGAATTGATCTTCACCCCGAAAGCGCCGGGCGTACCCGGTCCGGGCGGCGTAACCGCCACTTACGACTTTGTCGGCGATTATACCGACAACGCCGATGCGACTGCCTTCAAGATCATCGTCAAATGTACCCAGCTACCCGGCAACGTAATCTGA